Proteins encoded within one genomic window of Clupea harengus chromosome 10, Ch_v2.0.2, whole genome shotgun sequence:
- the adgrl2a gene encoding adhesion G protein-coupled receptor L2 isoform X3: MRRASTVSAMACFLLRTSAVCCLVLALAHVQCSEGFSRAALPFGLVRRELSCEGYPIDLRCPGSDVIMIETANYGRTDDKICDADPFQMENINCYLPDAFKIMSQRCNNRTQCIVITGSDVFPDPCPGTYKYLEVQYECVPYKVEQKVFVCPGTLKAVGDPSFLFEAEQQAGSWCKDPLQAGDKVYFMPWTPYRTDTLIEYSSLDDFQNSRQTVTYKLPHRVDGTGFVVYDGAVFFNKERTRNIVKFDLRTRIKSGEAIINNANYHDTSPYKWGGKTDIDLAVDENGLWVIYATEQNNGMIVISQLNPYTLRFDATWETTYDKRSASNAFMICGVLYVVRSTYEDNDSEVSKSVIDYIYNTKLNRGEYVDIHFPNQYQYIAAVEYNPRDNQLYVWNNFYVLRYNLIFGPPDPANGPGTFEGTFSPEPVKTTTMTTTTLLTKTPVNTVTTTTISPKTGTKVFKSPPEVPEITTRPSLDSFPLPARFCESTEKRDIAWPQTQRGMLVERPCPKGTRGTASYLCVLTTGAWNPKGPDLSNCTSHWVNQVAQKIRSGENAANLANELAKHTKGPIFAGDVSSTMRLMEQLVDILDAQLQELKPSEKDSAGRSFNKLQKRERTCRAYMKAIVDTVDNLLRPEALKSWRDMNTTEQTHAATMLLDTLEEGAFVLADNLMEPAIVKVPANNIILDVYVLSTDGQVQDFKFPQTTKGGVSIQLSANTVKLNSRNGVAKLVFVLYKNLGQFLSTENSTLRLHTQTHGRNQSVAVNSDVIAASINKESSRVFISDPVIFTLEHIDTQHYFNSSCSFWNYSERSMTGYWSTQGCKLITGNKTHTTCSCSHLTNFAVLMAQREVGGKDEVHELLLTVITRVGIAISLVCLAMSIFTFCFFRGLQSDRNTILKNLCINLFIAELIFLIGIDMTEPRIGCSIIAGILHFFFLASFGWMCLEGVQLYLMVVEVFESEYSRKKYYYVSGYLFPTIVVIVSAAVDYRSYGTDEACWLRVDNHFIWSFIGPVTFIIMLNLIFLVITMYKMVKHTTSLKPDSSRLENINNYRVCDGYFNTDLPGYEDNKPFIKSWVLGGFALLFLLVLTWSFGLFFIHESSVVMAYLFTIFNTFQGMFIFIFHCLLQKKVRKEYSKCFRHTYCCGGLPAENSHSSTKTATTRTSARYSSGTQSRIRRMWNDTVRKQSESSFISGDINSTSTLNQGMTGNYLLTNPLLRPQGTNNPYNTLLAETIVCNSTAAPVFNSPGHSLSNKREAGAMDTLPLNGNFNNSYSLRNGDYGDSVQVVDCGLSIDDAAFEKMIISELVHNNLRACNKNHNTERISSTKVAVGGSSSEDDAIVADASSLVHTANPRLELHQRELEAPLIPQRTHSLLYHPQDKGKLECMESYSISPLTPETEDNLQSPNRDSLYTSMPNLRDSPYRECSPDIEEELSPSKRSENDDVYYKSMPNLGAGLQLQAYYQINKVGDGYIIPISKEGCIPEGDVREGQMQLVTSL, translated from the exons TTTTTGTTTGTCCTGGGACTCTGAAAGCTGTCGGAgatccttcctttctctttgaGGCGGAGCAGCAAGCGGGCTCCTGGTGCAAAGACCCACTCCAAGCAGGTGACAAAGTCTACTTCATGCCCTGGACTCCCTACCGCACGGATACGCTTATCGAGTACTCATCGCTCGACGACTTCCAAAACTCTCGGCAAACTGTCACGTACAAGCTCCCTCACCGAGTAGATGGTACTGGATTTGTGGTGTATGACGGGGCTGTGTTTTTCAACAAAGAGAGAACACGCAACATCGTAAAGTTTGATCTCCGGACCAGAATCAAGAGTGGAGAGGCCATTATTAACAATGCAAACTACCATGACACATCCCCGTACAAGTGGGGTGGTAAGACAGACATAGACTTGGCCGTGGATGAGAACGGGCTTTGGGTCATCTACGCTACAGAGCAGAACAATGGCATGATTGTCATTAGCCAGTTGAACCCCTATACCTTGCGATTCGATGCCACGTGGGAGACGACGTACGACAAGCGCTCGGCGTCCAACGCGTTCATGATATGTGGAGTGCTCTACGTAGTCAGGTCCACATACGAGGACAACGACAGCGAAGTCAGCAAAAGTGTCATCGACTATATTTACAACACGAAACTCAACCGAGGGGAGTATGTGGATATTCACTTTCCTAATCAGTATCAGTATATAGCAGCGGTGGAATACAATCCCAGAGATAACCAGCTCTATGTTTGGAATAATTTCTACGTATTGCGATATAATCTCATATTCGGACCACCGGATCCTGCAAACG GCCCGGGAACTTTCGAAGGAACCTTTTCACCAGAGCCTGTCAAGACAACCACCATGACCACCACGACACTTTTGACCAAGACCCCCGTAAACACGGTGACGACCACAACCATTAGCCCAAAGACTGGAACCAAAGTCTTCAAATCGCCTCCGGAGGTTCCCGAGATCACCACGCGGCCCTCCTTGGACTCGTTCCCTCTGCCGGCGCGCTTCTGTGAgagcacagagaagagagacataGCGTGGCCGCAGACCCAGAGGGGCATGCTGGTGGAGAGGCCCTGCCCCAAAGGGACGCGCG GCACTGCGTCCTACTTATGTGTGCTTACCACGGGGGCCTGGAACCCGAAAGGACCTGATCTCAGTAATTGTACCTCCCATTGGGTTAATCAAGTCGCTCAGAAG ATCCGGAGCGGAGAGAATGCAGCGAACCTTGCCAATGAGCTGGCCAAGCACACCAAAGGACCCATCTTCGCCGGCGATGTTAGCTCCACCATGAGACTGATGGAGCAGCTCGTTGATATCTTGGACGCTCAGCTGCAGGAGTTGAAACCCAGCGAGAAGGACTCTGCGGGTCGGAGTTTTAACAAG CTTCAAAAGCGAGAAAGGACTTGCAGGGCATACATGAAG GCTATTGTAGATACAGTTGACAACCTCTTGAGGCCGGAGGCCCTGAAGTCCTGGAGAGATATGAACACCACGGAACAGACTCATGCTGCAACTATGTTACTTGATACTCTAGAGGAAGGAGCTTTCGTCCTCGCAGACAATCTAATGGAGCCAGCCATTGTGAAAGTACCTGCTAACAATATAA TCCTCGATGTCTACGTGCTCAGCACAGATGGGCAGGTGCAGGATTTTAAGTTTCCACAGACGACCAAAGGTGGAGTTTCGATTCAGCTGTCTGCCAACACCGTGAAACTCAACAGCAGAAACG GAGTTGCGAAGTTGGTATTTGTTCTCTACAAAAACCTGGGACAGTTTCTCAGTACTGAAAACTCGACCCTCAGACTGCATACCCAGACGCACGGTCGCAACCAATCTGTGGCTGTCAACTCAGACGTCATCGCCGCCTCCATCAACAAAGAGTCCAGTCGGGTCTTCATATCAGATCCTGTGATATTTACCCTAGAGCATATTGAC ACACAACACTACTTCAACTCCAGCTGTTCGTTCTGGAACTACTCAGAGAGGAGCATGACAGGATACTGGTCTACACAGGGCTGTAAGCTCATCACggggaataaaacacacacaacctgctccTGCAGCCATTTAACCAACTTTGCAGTCCTGATGGCCCAACGAGAAGTCGGG GGTAAAGATGAAGTGCACGAGCTGCTGCTGACTGTGATCACCCGCGTCGGGATCGCCATCTCTCTGGTCTGTCTGGCCATGAGCATTTTCACCTTCTGCTTCTTCCGAGGTCTACAAAGTGACCGCAACACCATCCTCAAGAACCTGTGCATCAACCTCTTCATCGCAGAGTTAATCTTTTTAATTGGTATCGACATGACAGAACCCCGG ATTGGCTGCTCCATCATCGCTGGGATTTTACATTTCTTCTTCTTGGCTTCCTTTGGCTGGATGTGTCTGGAGGGCGTCCAGCTCTACCTCATGGTGGTGGAAGTATTTGAGAGTGAATACTCGAGGAAGAAATACTACTACGTGTCCGGCTACCTTTTCCCCACCATAGTCGTCATCGTCTCCGCTGCAGTCGACTACCGCAGCTATGGGACAGACGAGGC CTGCTGGCTAAGAGTGGATAATCATTTCATCTGGAGCTTCATAGGACCTGTTACCTTCATCATTATG CTAAACCTCATCTTCCTGGTCATAACTATGTATAAAATGGTCAAGCACACAACTTCACTGAAACCTGACTCCAGCAGGCTGGAAAATATAAA TAATTATCGTGTATGCGACGGCTACTTTAATACTGATTTGCCAGG CTATGAGGATAATAAACCGTTCATCAA aTCATGGGTTCTTGGAGGTTTTGCACTTCTTTTCCTCCTGGTTCTGACATGGTCATTTGGGCTGTTCTTCATCCATGAATCTTCCGTGGTCATGGCGTATCTCTTCACCATATTCAACACCTTCCAGGGAATGTTTATCTTCATATTCCACTGCCTACTTCAGAAAAAG GTGCGAAAGGAGTATAGCAAATGCTTCCGACACACTTACTGCTGCGGAGGTTTACCGGCTGAAAACTCCCACAGCTCAACCAAGACAGCAACCACAAGGACAAGTGCCCGCTACTCATCTGGTACTCAG AGTCGTATCAGGAGAATGTGGAACGACACCGTCAGAAAACAGTCTGAATCTTCCTTTATCTCAGGCGACATCAACAGCACATCAACCCTTAATCAAG gAATGACTGGCAATTACCTTCTAACTAACCCTCTTCTTCGACCGCAAGGCACTAATAACCCCTATAACACTCTCCTGGCTGAAACGATCGTGTGTAACTCTACTGCGGCCCCCGTCTTTAACTCTCCAG GACACTCACTGAGCAACAAGAGGGAAGCAGGTGCAATGGATACTCTACCGCTAAATGGTAACTTTAACAATAGCTATTCACTGCGCAATGGGGACTACGGGGACAGTGTGCAAGTTGTGGATTGTGGACTTAGCATAGACGATGCGGCTTTCGAGAAAATGATCATCTCGGAGCTGGTGCACAACAATCTCAGGGCCTGCAACAAGAACCACAACACGGAGCGAATTTCTTCAACCAAAGTGGCCGTTGGGGGCAGCAGCAGCGAAGATGATGCCATCGTTGCCGACGCCTCATCTTTGGTGCACACTGCCAACCCACGGCTGGAACTGCACCAGAGGGAGCTGGAAGCTCCGCTTATTCCGCAACGGACGCACTCGCTCCTGTACCACCCACAGGACAAGGGCAAGCTGGAGTGCATGGAGAGCTACTCTATCTCTCCGCTGACTCCAGAAACGGAGGACAACCTGCAGTCCCCCAACAGAGACTCTTTGTACACTAGTATGCCTAATTTGAGGGACTCGCCTTATCGTGAGTGCAGCCCGGATATAGAGGAAGAGCTTTCTCCGTCGAAGAGGAGTGAAAACGATGATGTTTACTATAAGAGCATGCCGAACTTGGGAGCGGGCCTTCAGCTGCAAGCCTATTACCAGATAAATAAAGTGGGTGACGGCTATATTATTCCCATAAGCAAAGAGGGATGCATCCCGGAGGGGGATGTTCGGGAAGGACAAATGCAGCTAGTCACAAGCCTTTAG
- the adgrl2a gene encoding adhesion G protein-coupled receptor L2 isoform X2 — MRRASTVSAMACFLLRTSAVCCLVLALAHVQCSEGFSRAALPFGLVRRELSCEGYPIDLRCPGSDVIMIETANYGRTDDKICDADPFQMENINCYLPDAFKIMSQRCNNRTQCIVITGSDVFPDPCPGTYKYLEVQYECVPYIFVCPGTLKAVGDPSFLFEAEQQAGSWCKDPLQAGDKVYFMPWTPYRTDTLIEYSSLDDFQNSRQTVTYKLPHRVDGTGFVVYDGAVFFNKERTRNIVKFDLRTRIKSGEAIINNANYHDTSPYKWGGKTDIDLAVDENGLWVIYATEQNNGMIVISQLNPYTLRFDATWETTYDKRSASNAFMICGVLYVVRSTYEDNDSEVSKSVIDYIYNTKLNRGEYVDIHFPNQYQYIAAVEYNPRDNQLYVWNNFYVLRYNLIFGPPDPANGPGTFEGTFSPEPVKTTTMTTTTLLTKTPVNTVTTTTISPKTGTKVFKSPPEVPEITTRPSLDSFPLPARFCESTEKRDIAWPQTQRGMLVERPCPKGTRGTASYLCVLTTGAWNPKGPDLSNCTSHWVNQVAQKIRSGENAANLANELAKHTKGPIFAGDVSSTMRLMEQLVDILDAQLQELKPSEKDSAGRSFNKLQKRERTCRAYMKAIVDTVDNLLRPEALKSWRDMNTTEQTHAATMLLDTLEEGAFVLADNLMEPAIVKVPANNIILDVYVLSTDGQVQDFKFPQTTKGGVSIQLSANTVKLNSRNGVAKLVFVLYKNLGQFLSTENSTLRLHTQTHGRNQSVAVNSDVIAASINKESSRVFISDPVIFTLEHIDTQHYFNSSCSFWNYSERSMTGYWSTQGCKLITGNKTHTTCSCSHLTNFAVLMAQREVGGKDEVHELLLTVITRVGIAISLVCLAMSIFTFCFFRGLQSDRNTILKNLCINLFIAELIFLIGIDMTEPRIGCSIIAGILHFFFLASFGWMCLEGVQLYLMVVEVFESEYSRKKYYYVSGYLFPTIVVIVSAAVDYRSYGTDEACWLRVDNHFIWSFIGPVTFIIMLNLIFLVITMYKMVKHTTSLKPDSSRLENINNYRVCDGYFNTDLPGYEDNKPFIKSWVLGGFALLFLLVLTWSFGLFFIHESSVVMAYLFTIFNTFQGMFIFIFHCLLQKKVRKEYSKCFRHTYCCGGLPAENSHSSTKTATTRTSARYSSGTQSRIRRMWNDTVRKQSESSFISGDINSTSTLNQGMTGNYLLTNPLLRPQGTNNPYNTLLAETIVCNSTAAPVFNSPVTYRETRHSLSNKREAGAMDTLPLNGNFNNSYSLRNGDYGDSVQVVDCGLSIDDAAFEKMIISELVHNNLRACNKNHNTERISSTKVAVGGSSSEDDAIVADASSLVHTANPRLELHQRELEAPLIPQRTHSLLYHPQDKGKLECMESYSISPLTPETEDNLQSPNRDSLYTSMPNLRDSPYRECSPDIEEELSPSKRSENDDVYYKSMPNLGAGLQLQAYYQINKVGDGYIIPISKEGCIPEGDVREGQMQLVTSL, encoded by the exons TTTTTGTTTGTCCTGGGACTCTGAAAGCTGTCGGAgatccttcctttctctttgaGGCGGAGCAGCAAGCGGGCTCCTGGTGCAAAGACCCACTCCAAGCAGGTGACAAAGTCTACTTCATGCCCTGGACTCCCTACCGCACGGATACGCTTATCGAGTACTCATCGCTCGACGACTTCCAAAACTCTCGGCAAACTGTCACGTACAAGCTCCCTCACCGAGTAGATGGTACTGGATTTGTGGTGTATGACGGGGCTGTGTTTTTCAACAAAGAGAGAACACGCAACATCGTAAAGTTTGATCTCCGGACCAGAATCAAGAGTGGAGAGGCCATTATTAACAATGCAAACTACCATGACACATCCCCGTACAAGTGGGGTGGTAAGACAGACATAGACTTGGCCGTGGATGAGAACGGGCTTTGGGTCATCTACGCTACAGAGCAGAACAATGGCATGATTGTCATTAGCCAGTTGAACCCCTATACCTTGCGATTCGATGCCACGTGGGAGACGACGTACGACAAGCGCTCGGCGTCCAACGCGTTCATGATATGTGGAGTGCTCTACGTAGTCAGGTCCACATACGAGGACAACGACAGCGAAGTCAGCAAAAGTGTCATCGACTATATTTACAACACGAAACTCAACCGAGGGGAGTATGTGGATATTCACTTTCCTAATCAGTATCAGTATATAGCAGCGGTGGAATACAATCCCAGAGATAACCAGCTCTATGTTTGGAATAATTTCTACGTATTGCGATATAATCTCATATTCGGACCACCGGATCCTGCAAACG GCCCGGGAACTTTCGAAGGAACCTTTTCACCAGAGCCTGTCAAGACAACCACCATGACCACCACGACACTTTTGACCAAGACCCCCGTAAACACGGTGACGACCACAACCATTAGCCCAAAGACTGGAACCAAAGTCTTCAAATCGCCTCCGGAGGTTCCCGAGATCACCACGCGGCCCTCCTTGGACTCGTTCCCTCTGCCGGCGCGCTTCTGTGAgagcacagagaagagagacataGCGTGGCCGCAGACCCAGAGGGGCATGCTGGTGGAGAGGCCCTGCCCCAAAGGGACGCGCG GCACTGCGTCCTACTTATGTGTGCTTACCACGGGGGCCTGGAACCCGAAAGGACCTGATCTCAGTAATTGTACCTCCCATTGGGTTAATCAAGTCGCTCAGAAG ATCCGGAGCGGAGAGAATGCAGCGAACCTTGCCAATGAGCTGGCCAAGCACACCAAAGGACCCATCTTCGCCGGCGATGTTAGCTCCACCATGAGACTGATGGAGCAGCTCGTTGATATCTTGGACGCTCAGCTGCAGGAGTTGAAACCCAGCGAGAAGGACTCTGCGGGTCGGAGTTTTAACAAG CTTCAAAAGCGAGAAAGGACTTGCAGGGCATACATGAAG GCTATTGTAGATACAGTTGACAACCTCTTGAGGCCGGAGGCCCTGAAGTCCTGGAGAGATATGAACACCACGGAACAGACTCATGCTGCAACTATGTTACTTGATACTCTAGAGGAAGGAGCTTTCGTCCTCGCAGACAATCTAATGGAGCCAGCCATTGTGAAAGTACCTGCTAACAATATAA TCCTCGATGTCTACGTGCTCAGCACAGATGGGCAGGTGCAGGATTTTAAGTTTCCACAGACGACCAAAGGTGGAGTTTCGATTCAGCTGTCTGCCAACACCGTGAAACTCAACAGCAGAAACG GAGTTGCGAAGTTGGTATTTGTTCTCTACAAAAACCTGGGACAGTTTCTCAGTACTGAAAACTCGACCCTCAGACTGCATACCCAGACGCACGGTCGCAACCAATCTGTGGCTGTCAACTCAGACGTCATCGCCGCCTCCATCAACAAAGAGTCCAGTCGGGTCTTCATATCAGATCCTGTGATATTTACCCTAGAGCATATTGAC ACACAACACTACTTCAACTCCAGCTGTTCGTTCTGGAACTACTCAGAGAGGAGCATGACAGGATACTGGTCTACACAGGGCTGTAAGCTCATCACggggaataaaacacacacaacctgctccTGCAGCCATTTAACCAACTTTGCAGTCCTGATGGCCCAACGAGAAGTCGGG GGTAAAGATGAAGTGCACGAGCTGCTGCTGACTGTGATCACCCGCGTCGGGATCGCCATCTCTCTGGTCTGTCTGGCCATGAGCATTTTCACCTTCTGCTTCTTCCGAGGTCTACAAAGTGACCGCAACACCATCCTCAAGAACCTGTGCATCAACCTCTTCATCGCAGAGTTAATCTTTTTAATTGGTATCGACATGACAGAACCCCGG ATTGGCTGCTCCATCATCGCTGGGATTTTACATTTCTTCTTCTTGGCTTCCTTTGGCTGGATGTGTCTGGAGGGCGTCCAGCTCTACCTCATGGTGGTGGAAGTATTTGAGAGTGAATACTCGAGGAAGAAATACTACTACGTGTCCGGCTACCTTTTCCCCACCATAGTCGTCATCGTCTCCGCTGCAGTCGACTACCGCAGCTATGGGACAGACGAGGC CTGCTGGCTAAGAGTGGATAATCATTTCATCTGGAGCTTCATAGGACCTGTTACCTTCATCATTATG CTAAACCTCATCTTCCTGGTCATAACTATGTATAAAATGGTCAAGCACACAACTTCACTGAAACCTGACTCCAGCAGGCTGGAAAATATAAA TAATTATCGTGTATGCGACGGCTACTTTAATACTGATTTGCCAGG CTATGAGGATAATAAACCGTTCATCAA aTCATGGGTTCTTGGAGGTTTTGCACTTCTTTTCCTCCTGGTTCTGACATGGTCATTTGGGCTGTTCTTCATCCATGAATCTTCCGTGGTCATGGCGTATCTCTTCACCATATTCAACACCTTCCAGGGAATGTTTATCTTCATATTCCACTGCCTACTTCAGAAAAAG GTGCGAAAGGAGTATAGCAAATGCTTCCGACACACTTACTGCTGCGGAGGTTTACCGGCTGAAAACTCCCACAGCTCAACCAAGACAGCAACCACAAGGACAAGTGCCCGCTACTCATCTGGTACTCAG AGTCGTATCAGGAGAATGTGGAACGACACCGTCAGAAAACAGTCTGAATCTTCCTTTATCTCAGGCGACATCAACAGCACATCAACCCTTAATCAAG gAATGACTGGCAATTACCTTCTAACTAACCCTCTTCTTCGACCGCAAGGCACTAATAACCCCTATAACACTCTCCTGGCTGAAACGATCGTGTGTAACTCTACTGCGGCCCCCGTCTTTAACTCTCCAG TGACCTACAGAGAGACAA GACACTCACTGAGCAACAAGAGGGAAGCAGGTGCAATGGATACTCTACCGCTAAATGGTAACTTTAACAATAGCTATTCACTGCGCAATGGGGACTACGGGGACAGTGTGCAAGTTGTGGATTGTGGACTTAGCATAGACGATGCGGCTTTCGAGAAAATGATCATCTCGGAGCTGGTGCACAACAATCTCAGGGCCTGCAACAAGAACCACAACACGGAGCGAATTTCTTCAACCAAAGTGGCCGTTGGGGGCAGCAGCAGCGAAGATGATGCCATCGTTGCCGACGCCTCATCTTTGGTGCACACTGCCAACCCACGGCTGGAACTGCACCAGAGGGAGCTGGAAGCTCCGCTTATTCCGCAACGGACGCACTCGCTCCTGTACCACCCACAGGACAAGGGCAAGCTGGAGTGCATGGAGAGCTACTCTATCTCTCCGCTGACTCCAGAAACGGAGGACAACCTGCAGTCCCCCAACAGAGACTCTTTGTACACTAGTATGCCTAATTTGAGGGACTCGCCTTATCGTGAGTGCAGCCCGGATATAGAGGAAGAGCTTTCTCCGTCGAAGAGGAGTGAAAACGATGATGTTTACTATAAGAGCATGCCGAACTTGGGAGCGGGCCTTCAGCTGCAAGCCTATTACCAGATAAATAAAGTGGGTGACGGCTATATTATTCCCATAAGCAAAGAGGGATGCATCCCGGAGGGGGATGTTCGGGAAGGACAAATGCAGCTAGTCACAAGCCTTTAG